One genomic region from Microcystis panniformis FACHB-1757 encodes:
- a CDS encoding type II toxin-antitoxin system VapC family toxin, which translates to MIEFVLDCSVAISWCLVDEDNDYANAVLDIMPNAEAFVPEIWSLEIVNTLLVAERRNRMTVEQTQASINWLQSLLITIFGLPPR; encoded by the coding sequence TTGATTGAGTTCGTTTTAGATTGTTCGGTAGCAATTAGCTGGTGTTTGGTCGATGAAGATAACGATTATGCTAACGCAGTATTAGACATAATGCCAAACGCCGAAGCATTTGTTCCCGAAATTTGGTCTTTAGAGATTGTCAATACTCTCCTAGTCGCAGAAAGAAGAAATCGGATGACGGTCGAGCAAACTCAAGCATCGATTAATTGGTTACAGTCTTTACTTATTACTATTTTTGGATTACCGCCGCGATGA
- a CDS encoding type II toxin-antitoxin system VapC family toxin produces the protein MKYVYDTNIFIYYLADDDLVTSFFSQAFLSLHQIFISPIVRIELLSFPTLSKEEEQIIEDLLSQFESIPILREIEDLTIQLKRQYKIKIPDAIIAATTLSQNGCLVTRNVDDFKGISGLNIKNPFIDQG, from the coding sequence ATGAAATACGTCTATGATACCAATATTTTTATTTATTATTTAGCCGATGACGATCTAGTTACTTCTTTTTTCTCCCAAGCTTTTTTGAGTTTGCATCAGATTTTTATCTCACCAATTGTCAGAATTGAGTTACTCAGTTTTCCTACTTTATCTAAGGAAGAAGAGCAGATAATTGAAGATTTACTCTCACAGTTTGAATCAATTCCCATATTGAGAGAAATTGAAGATCTGACTATTCAACTGAAACGACAGTATAAAATCAAGATTCCCGATGCCATTATTGCCGCGACAACATTGAGCCAAAATGGATGTTTGGTCACTAGAAATGTTGATGATTTTAAGGGGATTTCCGGTTTAAATATTAAAAATCCGTTTATTGATCAGGGGTAA
- a CDS encoding GUN4 domain-containing protein encodes MHDYLAAENWKEADKETGEVMCRVAGRESEGWLREEDIDNFPCEDLRTINQLWLNYSSGKFGFSVQKEIYESLGGTRKYNSELEVEVLEKFADSVGWRQGGRCLTGRQLTFNSAVFNSAVPKRHLPVPGVFGGEKSVLLGIAACGVPFLAQRLVSCRI; translated from the coding sequence TTGCATGACTACTTAGCAGCAGAAAACTGGAAAGAAGCAGATAAAGAAACAGGGGAAGTGATGTGTCGGGTCGCCGGAAGGGAAAGCGAAGGATGGTTGAGAGAAGAGGACATTGATAATTTCCCCTGTGAAGATTTACGAACTATTAACCAACTTTGGCTAAACTATAGTAGCGGTAAGTTTGGCTTCAGCGTCCAGAAAGAAATCTATGAGAGTCTTGGTGGCACGAGAAAGTATAATAGTGAACTGGAAGTGGAAGTATTGGAAAAGTTCGCCGATAGCGTCGGCTGGAGACAAGGAGGTAGGTGCTTGACAGGCCGACAGTTGACTTTTAATTCAGCAGTCTTTAATTCAGCAGTCCCCAAGAGGCACCTACCCGTACCTGGGGTTTTCGGCGGGGAGAAAAGTGTGTTACTGGGTATTGCTGCTTGTGGTGTGCCTTTTCTCGCGCAAAGACTTGTAAGCTGTAGGATATAA
- a CDS encoding type II toxin-antitoxin system VapC family toxin, whose amino-acid sequence MICPTKKLHYWDSCVFLAFLKNEKDKINDCISVLKAAENGQVIIVTSALTFIEVVKLEKGQPKLPKESEEKIRDFFRHEWIYIYDVDRKVGELARELMWQYQALKPKDATHVATAIKARVDVLDTFDDGLLKLSGEIGDPPLIIRKPFFEVQLDLF is encoded by the coding sequence TTGATTTGTCCAACAAAAAAGCTACACTACTGGGATTCTTGTGTTTTTTTAGCTTTCCTGAAAAATGAAAAGGATAAAATTAATGATTGTATTTCTGTTCTCAAAGCAGCTGAAAATGGTCAGGTAATAATCGTGACTTCTGCTCTTACTTTTATTGAAGTGGTGAAATTAGAAAAAGGACAGCCAAAATTACCTAAAGAAAGTGAGGAAAAAATCAGAGATTTTTTCCGACATGAGTGGATTTATATTTATGATGTGGACAGAAAAGTTGGTGAACTAGCCAGAGAATTGATGTGGCAATATCAGGCACTAAAACCTAAAGATGCAACTCATGTGGCGACGGCAATTAAAGCCAGAGTGGATGTTTTAGATACTTTTGATGATGGCTTGCTGAAACTCTCTGGAGAAATCGGTGATCCGCCTTTAATAATTAGAAAACCTTTTTTTGAAGTTCAACTTGATCTTTTTTAA
- a CDS encoding DNA adenine methylase translates to MSKIAKKLSNSPFRYPGGKFYARKLILACLPSHHKYCEPFAGGASIFFAKESVAENILNDKDEELINCYRHIKDYLDSLIELLKDLNATKELHSYYKNEFQPANDLERAMRWYYLNRTSYSGIMKLENCYWGYGDKYSMRPENWPSHLKTTSEKLQNVNLSCLDFEDLINQLPDDYFLFVDPPYFQADQNKFYSCFFSLEDHERLCKTLKKHQHRFKFLLTYDNCSEIREMYDWCISLQENEWNYTINRTDDQKNGLKLEHGYQSERRKGKEVFIANYDLQKPARFTPLQLSLFDIS, encoded by the coding sequence ATGTCCAAAATCGCTAAAAAACTTAGTAATTCTCCTTTTCGTTATCCTGGCGGTAAATTTTATGCCCGTAAGCTAATCTTAGCTTGTCTTCCCAGTCACCATAAGTATTGTGAACCTTTTGCGGGGGGAGCATCTATATTCTTTGCTAAGGAAAGTGTAGCAGAGAATATTCTCAATGACAAAGATGAAGAATTAATCAACTGTTATCGACATATCAAAGATTATCTTGATAGTCTAATTGAATTATTAAAAGATCTAAACGCTACCAAAGAACTACACAGTTATTATAAAAATGAATTTCAACCAGCCAATGACCTAGAAAGAGCCATGCGTTGGTATTATCTAAATAGAACTTCCTACTCAGGAATTATGAAACTTGAAAATTGTTATTGGGGCTATGGTGATAAGTATTCTATGCGTCCTGAAAACTGGCCTTCTCACCTAAAAACCACTTCGGAAAAACTGCAAAATGTCAATTTATCTTGTTTAGATTTTGAAGATTTAATCAATCAATTACCCGATGATTACTTTTTATTTGTCGATCCTCCTTACTTTCAAGCAGATCAAAATAAATTCTATTCCTGTTTCTTCAGTCTAGAAGATCATGAAAGGTTATGTAAGACGTTGAAAAAACATCAACATCGATTTAAATTTCTTTTGACTTATGATAATTGCTCCGAAATTAGAGAAATGTATGATTGGTGTATTTCTTTACAAGAGAATGAATGGAATTACACTATTAATCGAACTGATGATCAAAAAAATGGTTTAAAATTGGAACATGGTTATCAGAGTGAAAGACGCAAGGGCAAGGAGGTATTTATTGCTAATTATGATCTTCAGAAACCCGCAAGATTCACACCTCTACAATTAAGTTTATTCGATATATCTTGA
- a CDS encoding helix-turn-helix domain-containing protein, which produces MAKDNLAQFGRCLHNARIQKGLSQERLAEAANLDRTYISLLERGKRNPSLLCLISLCRALNISLSELFNTMSINSDVNTNDVRRFD; this is translated from the coding sequence ATGGCAAAGGACAATTTAGCTCAATTTGGCAGATGTTTACATAATGCTCGTATTCAAAAGGGTTTATCCCAAGAAAGGTTGGCCGAAGCGGCCAATTTGGATAGAACTTACATCAGTCTTCTTGAACGTGGTAAAAGGAATCCTTCTTTACTATGCTTGATTTCTTTATGTAGAGCATTAAACATAAGTCTTTCGGAGCTTTTTAACACTATGTCTATAAATTCCGATGTAAATACTAATGATGTCAGAAGATTTGATTAA
- the tkt gene encoding transketolase encodes MVVASQSLEELCINAVRFLAVDAVEKAKSGHPGLPMGAAPMAFVLWDQFLRFNPKNPQWVNRDRFVLSAGHGCMLQYALMYLTGYDSVPLEEIKQFRQWKSKTPGHPENFVTEGVEVTTGPLGQGIANGVGLALAEAHLAARFNKPDAKIIDHYTYVILGDGCNMEGISGEACSLAGHWGLGKLIALYDDNHISIDGSTDIAFTEDVSKRFEAYGWHVQHVENGNTDLDAIANAIAAAKAVTDKPSMIKITTTIGYGSPNKSNTADVHGAALGATEIELTRKALGWQYEPFVVPDEVLNRFRQAVDKGTTAETDWNKLFNEYQAKYPAEAALFEQLTTGQLPEGWEQALPVYKPEDKALASRKHSEICLNALAGVLPGLIGGSADLTHSNYTELEHFGNFQKGSYQERNVHFGVREHAMGAICNGIALHNTGLIPYGATFLIFTDYMRNSIRLSALSETRVIWVMTHDSIALGEDGPTHQPVEHVASLRAIPNLLVMRPGDGTETSGAYKVAVSEKKRPTLLALSRQNLPNLAGTSLAGVAKGAYVITDCEGTPDVILIGTGGELYLCDKAAAVLKEAGIKARVVSMPCWELFEEQSAEYKESVLPKAVKKRLAVEAGSTMGWHRYITDEGDVLGVDTFGASAPGGVILEKFGFTVDNVVAKAKALLG; translated from the coding sequence ATGGTTGTCGCCTCCCAATCCCTCGAAGAACTTTGTATTAATGCCGTGCGTTTTTTAGCGGTGGATGCCGTGGAAAAAGCTAAATCGGGACACCCCGGACTGCCGATGGGGGCCGCACCCATGGCCTTTGTCCTCTGGGATCAATTCCTGCGTTTTAACCCGAAAAACCCCCAATGGGTCAATCGCGATCGTTTTGTTCTCTCCGCCGGTCACGGTTGTATGCTGCAGTACGCTTTGATGTACCTGACCGGATACGATAGCGTTCCCCTCGAGGAAATTAAACAATTCCGGCAGTGGAAATCGAAAACCCCCGGCCACCCCGAAAATTTCGTCACGGAAGGGGTAGAAGTGACCACCGGTCCGCTGGGTCAAGGGATTGCCAATGGTGTGGGTTTGGCCCTAGCAGAAGCCCATTTAGCGGCCCGTTTCAACAAACCGGATGCCAAAATTATCGACCATTACACCTATGTGATTTTGGGTGATGGTTGCAATATGGAGGGTATTTCCGGGGAAGCTTGTTCTTTAGCCGGTCACTGGGGTTTAGGCAAGTTAATCGCTCTCTATGATGATAACCATATCTCGATCGATGGTTCCACCGATATCGCTTTTACCGAAGACGTGAGCAAGCGTTTTGAAGCCTACGGTTGGCACGTTCAGCACGTCGAGAATGGCAACACCGATTTAGATGCCATTGCCAATGCGATTGCGGCTGCCAAAGCTGTCACCGATAAACCCTCGATGATTAAAATCACCACCACCATCGGTTATGGTTCCCCCAATAAGTCTAATACCGCCGATGTTCACGGGGCAGCCTTAGGAGCAACAGAAATCGAGTTAACCCGGAAGGCCCTGGGTTGGCAATACGAGCCGTTTGTGGTTCCCGATGAGGTGTTAAATCGTTTCCGGCAAGCAGTGGACAAGGGAACGACGGCAGAAACGGACTGGAATAAGTTATTTAACGAATATCAGGCTAAATATCCCGCAGAAGCGGCTTTATTTGAACAGTTAACCACCGGTCAACTGCCGGAAGGTTGGGAGCAAGCTTTACCGGTTTATAAACCCGAAGATAAGGCGCTGGCTAGTCGTAAACACTCGGAAATCTGCTTAAATGCCCTTGCGGGGGTTTTACCCGGTTTAATCGGTGGTTCGGCGGATTTAACCCACTCTAACTACACCGAATTAGAGCATTTTGGTAATTTCCAAAAAGGCAGTTATCAGGAGCGTAACGTCCATTTTGGCGTGCGAGAACACGCGATGGGGGCGATTTGTAACGGGATTGCTCTCCATAACACGGGATTGATTCCCTACGGGGCGACTTTCCTGATTTTCACCGACTATATGCGGAATTCTATCCGTTTATCGGCCTTGTCAGAAACCCGCGTCATCTGGGTAATGACTCACGATTCCATTGCCTTAGGGGAAGATGGACCGACTCACCAACCCGTGGAACACGTTGCTTCTCTGCGCGCTATTCCTAACCTGTTAGTCATGCGTCCGGGAGATGGTACGGAAACTTCCGGTGCTTATAAAGTAGCGGTGAGCGAAAAGAAACGCCCGACTTTATTGGCTCTCTCCCGTCAAAATCTGCCCAATTTAGCGGGAACTTCCCTTGCGGGTGTGGCTAAAGGTGCTTATGTTATCACCGATTGTGAAGGTACTCCCGATGTCATTCTCATCGGTACGGGGGGCGAGTTGTATCTCTGCGATAAAGCGGCTGCGGTGTTAAAAGAGGCAGGAATTAAAGCTCGCGTCGTTTCTATGCCCTGTTGGGAGCTATTCGAGGAACAATCGGCAGAATACAAAGAATCGGTATTGCCGAAAGCAGTGAAAAAACGTCTCGCAGTGGAAGCGGGTTCAACCATGGGTTGGCATCGTTACATCACCGATGAGGGGGATGTGTTGGGGGTTGATACCTTCGGCGCTTCTGCTCCGGGGGGTGTGATTCTAGAGAAGTTTGGTTTTACCGTGGATAACGTGGTAGCGAAGGCAAAAGCGTTGTTAGGTTAA
- the fabF gene encoding beta-ketoacyl-ACP synthase II yields the protein MTELPLKRVVITGMGAITPLGNNLADYWTGLINGKSGIGLITHFDASRHACRIAGEVRGFDPHEYVDRKEAKRMDRFAQFAVAASLQALQDSRLVIDALNADDIGVLIGTGVGGIKVLEDQQEIYLTKGPSRCSPFMIPMMIANMAAGLTAIHTGAKGPSNCTVTACAAGSNAIGDAFRLVQRGLAKGMICGGTEAAVTPLGLAGFASAKALSTRNDDPTRASRPFDKDRDGFVMGEGAGILIIEELETALARGARIYAEMIGYGLTCDAYHMTAPVPDGRGATRAIELAIKDAGLTPPEISYINAHGTSTGANDPTETKAIKKALGESAYQIPVSSTKSMTGHLLGGSGGIEAVATVMAIANDRIPPTLNLDNPDPDCDLDYVPYESRQQIVNAALSNSFGFGGHNVTLAFRKYA from the coding sequence ATGACAGAATTGCCATTAAAAAGGGTTGTCATCACGGGGATGGGTGCGATCACTCCCCTCGGCAATAATCTAGCAGACTATTGGACAGGCTTAATCAACGGCAAAAGTGGCATTGGTTTAATTACCCACTTTGATGCCTCCCGTCACGCTTGTCGCATTGCTGGGGAAGTGCGGGGTTTTGACCCCCACGAATATGTGGATCGCAAAGAGGCAAAGCGCATGGACCGTTTCGCTCAATTTGCCGTCGCCGCCAGTTTGCAAGCGCTGCAAGATTCTCGATTAGTTATCGACGCTCTCAATGCCGATGATATAGGCGTACTAATTGGTACGGGCGTAGGTGGCATAAAAGTGCTTGAGGATCAACAGGAAATTTACTTGACAAAAGGTCCGAGCCGGTGTAGTCCTTTCATGATCCCGATGATGATTGCCAATATGGCCGCTGGTTTAACCGCTATCCACACGGGGGCCAAAGGACCGAGTAACTGCACCGTGACCGCTTGCGCCGCCGGTTCCAATGCCATCGGCGATGCTTTTCGTCTAGTACAAAGGGGTTTGGCCAAAGGGATGATCTGCGGTGGGACGGAGGCCGCCGTTACCCCCCTAGGATTGGCTGGTTTTGCCTCCGCTAAGGCCCTGTCCACCCGCAACGATGACCCCACCCGGGCCAGTCGTCCCTTTGACAAGGACCGGGATGGTTTTGTCATGGGGGAAGGGGCAGGAATTTTGATTATAGAGGAATTAGAAACGGCCTTAGCCCGTGGGGCGCGGATTTACGCCGAAATGATCGGTTATGGTCTGACTTGCGATGCCTATCACATGACTGCACCGGTTCCCGATGGTCGTGGAGCCACCAGAGCGATCGAATTAGCGATCAAAGATGCCGGTTTAACTCCGCCGGAAATTAGCTATATCAACGCCCACGGCACCAGTACAGGGGCCAATGATCCCACGGAAACCAAGGCGATTAAAAAAGCTTTAGGAGAATCGGCCTACCAAATCCCCGTCAGTTCCACCAAATCGATGACAGGCCACCTTTTAGGCGGTTCTGGCGGCATTGAAGCCGTGGCCACGGTCATGGCGATCGCTAATGATCGGATTCCCCCGACTCTCAACCTTGACAATCCTGACCCCGATTGTGATCTTGATTACGTCCCCTACGAAAGTCGTCAGCAGATAGTTAACGCTGCCCTCTCCAACTCTTTTGGATTTGGCGGCCATAACGTCACCTTAGCTTTTAGAAAATATGCTTGA
- a CDS encoding acyl carrier protein: MSADIFDRVKKVVVEQLEVEPEKVTPEASFANDLQADSLDVVELVMALEEEFDIEIPDEAAEQIDTVGKAVDHISEKVGATA; the protein is encoded by the coding sequence ATGAGTGCAGACATCTTCGATCGAGTTAAAAAAGTTGTTGTAGAACAATTAGAAGTAGAGCCGGAAAAAGTTACCCCCGAAGCAAGCTTTGCTAATGATCTGCAAGCTGATTCCCTCGATGTGGTCGAGTTAGTGATGGCTTTAGAGGAAGAATTTGATATTGAAATTCCCGACGAAGCGGCCGAACAAATTGACACTGTAGGCAAAGCTGTTGACCATATTAGCGAGAAAGTAGGAGCAACCGCCTAA
- a CDS encoding heme oxygenase (biliverdin-producing) — MSVNLSTQLREGTKKSHTMAENVGFVKCFLKGVVEKTSYRKLVANLYFVYSAMEEEMEKLSSHPVVSKICFPELNRKNALEQDLYFYYGPNWRNEIALSPAGQAYVDRIREIATTEPELLVAHSYTRYLGDLSGGQILKKIAEKAMNLETGGTAFYDFKDIPDEKAYKNHYRQTLDQLPVDQAMADRIVAEANAAFGLNMRMFQELEGNLIKAIGIMLFNTLTRRRSTGSTETGLATAE, encoded by the coding sequence ATGAGCGTTAATTTATCAACTCAACTGCGAGAAGGCACGAAAAAATCCCATACCATGGCAGAAAACGTCGGTTTTGTCAAGTGTTTTCTCAAAGGTGTGGTGGAAAAAACTTCCTATCGCAAACTGGTGGCTAACCTCTACTTCGTCTATTCGGCCATGGAGGAGGAGATGGAAAAACTTTCCAGTCATCCCGTCGTTTCTAAAATCTGTTTTCCTGAACTCAATCGCAAAAATGCGCTCGAACAGGATTTATATTTTTATTATGGTCCTAATTGGCGCAACGAGATCGCTTTATCTCCCGCAGGTCAGGCCTACGTTGACCGGATTCGGGAAATCGCCACAACAGAACCCGAATTATTAGTTGCTCATTCCTATACCCGTTATCTCGGCGATCTGTCTGGGGGGCAAATCTTGAAAAAAATCGCCGAAAAAGCGATGAATCTGGAAACTGGTGGCACTGCTTTCTATGATTTCAAAGATATTCCCGACGAAAAAGCCTATAAAAACCACTATCGTCAAACCCTCGACCAGTTACCGGTAGATCAAGCCATGGCCGATCGCATTGTCGCCGAAGCTAACGCCGCTTTTGGCCTGAACATGAGAATGTTCCAAGAGTTGGAAGGTAATCTGATCAAAGCGATCGGAATTATGCTCTTTAATACTCTCACCCGTCGTCGCAGCACCGGCAGCACCGAAACTGGATTGGCTACCGCCGAATAG
- a CDS encoding response regulator transcription factor, with the protein MPRILVIDDDPAIAELVSINLEMAGYDVNPAEDGIKGQALAVQLQPDLIMLDLMLPKVDGFTVCQRLRRDERTSDIPILMLTALGQTQDKVEGFNAGADDYLTKPFEVEEMLARVRALLRRTDRIPQAAKHSEILSFGPLTLVPERFEAVWFEGVVKLTHLEFELLHCLLQRHGQTVSPSDILKEVWGYDPDDDIETIRVHIRHLRTKLEPDPRHPRYIKTVYGAGYCLELPTNEQVVLDSSVATV; encoded by the coding sequence ATGCCCCGAATACTTGTAATCGATGATGATCCTGCAATCGCGGAATTAGTCTCCATCAACTTGGAGATGGCGGGTTATGACGTTAACCCCGCAGAGGACGGGATTAAAGGCCAGGCCTTGGCCGTCCAGTTACAACCCGATTTAATCATGCTGGATTTAATGTTGCCCAAAGTGGATGGTTTTACCGTCTGTCAGCGTTTGCGACGAGATGAACGCACGTCCGACATCCCGATTTTGATGCTCACGGCCTTGGGGCAAACCCAAGATAAAGTGGAAGGTTTTAACGCCGGTGCCGATGATTACCTGACCAAACCTTTCGAGGTGGAGGAAATGTTAGCTAGGGTGCGCGCTCTCCTGAGACGCACTGATCGCATTCCCCAAGCCGCTAAACACTCAGAAATACTCAGTTTTGGACCTTTAACCCTGGTTCCCGAACGTTTTGAGGCGGTCTGGTTTGAAGGTGTGGTCAAGTTAACCCATCTAGAATTCGAGTTACTCCACTGTCTTCTCCAACGTCACGGTCAAACCGTTTCCCCTAGTGATATTCTCAAGGAAGTCTGGGGATATGATCCCGATGATGATATCGAGACTATTCGCGTTCATATTCGCCATTTGAGAACGAAACTAGAACCCGATCCCCGCCACCCTCGCTATATTAAAACCGTTTACGGTGCGGGTTATTGTCTGGAGTTACCCACCAATGAACAGGTGGTGCTTGATTCATCGGTGGCAACAGTTTAA
- the ylqF gene encoding ribosome biogenesis GTPase YlqF, with protein MSLIQWYPGHIAKAERKLKEHLKLVDVILEVRDARIPLASHHPQVDDWIGNKPRLLILNRLDMIPESAYQQWVTWFKSQGETVYFTNAKQGERVKAIIKAAEKIGDEINQKRQLRGMLPRPVRAVVIGFPNVGKSALINRLLGRKVVASARRAGVTRQLQWVRISDTLELLDAPGVIPSRLDNQKDAVKLAICEDIGDAGYDKQRIAAAFVDLLRELQYEGLLLSRYGLNTLDMTGEDFIEKLADLKYQEDKERAAMQLLNDFRKGIIGAIPLELPPSS; from the coding sequence ATGTCGTTAATTCAATGGTATCCCGGTCATATTGCCAAAGCGGAAAGAAAACTTAAGGAACATCTTAAACTCGTGGATGTGATCCTAGAAGTGCGCGATGCTCGCATCCCCTTAGCTTCCCATCATCCGCAGGTGGACGATTGGATTGGCAATAAACCGCGCTTATTAATCTTAAATCGTCTCGATATGATTCCCGAATCTGCCTATCAACAATGGGTAACATGGTTTAAAAGTCAAGGAGAAACCGTCTATTTTACTAACGCTAAACAGGGAGAAAGAGTTAAAGCAATTATCAAAGCGGCGGAAAAAATTGGCGATGAAATTAACCAAAAACGTCAACTAAGAGGAATGTTACCGCGTCCAGTGCGGGCTGTGGTGATTGGGTTTCCCAATGTGGGCAAATCTGCCCTGATTAACCGTTTATTAGGGCGAAAAGTCGTCGCCAGCGCCCGCAGGGCTGGAGTAACGCGACAATTACAATGGGTACGAATTTCCGACACCTTAGAATTATTAGACGCGCCGGGGGTGATTCCTTCCCGTTTAGATAATCAAAAGGATGCGGTGAAATTAGCTATCTGTGAGGATATTGGGGATGCTGGTTATGATAAACAAAGGATAGCGGCGGCTTTTGTTGATTTATTAAGAGAATTACAGTATGAAGGACTTTTACTATCTCGTTACGGGTTGAATACCCTAGACATGACCGGGGAGGATTTTATCGAAAAATTGGCCGATCTCAAATATCAAGAAGATAAAGAAAGGGCAGCCATGCAGTTACTCAATGATTTTCGTAAGGGAATAATCGGGGCTATCCCGTTAGAATTGCCCCCTTCCTCTTGA